One segment of Leptodactylus fuscus isolate aLepFus1 chromosome 7, aLepFus1.hap2, whole genome shotgun sequence DNA contains the following:
- the LOC142214557 gene encoding taste receptor type 2 member 1-like: MDDNITFLYIILFVIDLVSTLISFPGYLFILAVNILDLIKNKRLDISDQLISGIGLFLLLHRLEYTNIDYICITNSRDAISQYTQWIQLFYVSIIFCTLLFSTWLSIHFCLKIVNINHNLYISIPRMFPKMFPWILLRSVLASVVICAPPALIFAREQVPNSNNTLQNPRHSFVKVFPFFAFSTLCLLLFFSSALNIILSLHRHITQLHKNSLGFRSQTVEAHVTAVKTVLSLLTFNLFYFALMIFLIVSQLHQLGIPVFSLLYGLCHILGVPILIQGSSKLQKNLQTIWLYFSSLRKTLTRDSAV; the protein is encoded by the coding sequence ATGGATGACAATATAACATTTTTATACATCATATTATTTGTCATAGATTTGGTTTCTACATTGATATCATTCCCTGGATACCTGTTCATATTAGCTGTGAATATTCTGGACTTGATAAAGAACAAAAGACTTGATATAAGTGATCAGCTCATCTCCGGGATTGGTCTATTTCTTCTCCTTCACAGATTAGAATACACAAATATAGACTACATCTGCATCACAAATAGCCGTGATGCAATTTCACAATATACACAATGGAttcagcttttttatgtctccatAATATTCTGCACCTTGCTCTTCTCCACAtggctctccattcacttctgcctGAAGATTGTGAACATCAACCACAACCTCTACATCTCTATTCCGCGCATGTTCCCCAAGATGTTCCCCTGGATCCTCCTTCGATCTGTCTTAGCCTCAGTTGTTATATGTGCTCCTCCCGCACTGATTTTTGCACGGGAACAAGTTCCAAATTCTAACAATACTCTACAGAATCCACGCCATTCATTTGTCaaagtttttcctttttttgcattttctactTTGTGCCTTCTCCTGTTTTTTAGTTCTGCTCTCAATATAATTTTATCTTTACATAGACATATTACACAGCTACATAAGAACTCCTTAGGATTTAGATCTCAGACTGTTGAAGCTCATGTCACAGCGGTGAAGACAGTTCTATCTTTACTTACCTTCAATCTTTTCTATTTTGCTTTAATGATCTTCTTAATAGTCTCACAGTTACATCAACTGGGTATTCCAGTTTTTTCCTTACTTTATGGTTTATGCCATATTCTTGGTGTACCAATATTAATACAAGGAAGCAGCAAGTTACAGAAAAATCTACAGACTATTTGGCTTTATTTCTCTTCCTTACGGAAAACTTTGACTAGAGATTCTGCTGTGTAA